From a region of the Panicum virgatum strain AP13 chromosome 2K, P.virgatum_v5, whole genome shotgun sequence genome:
- the LOC120681987 gene encoding ABC transporter G family member 1-like, which yields MASEQQPQHAPAVPRWTPSPPRRQDRGRGGDAHDDDEYADSELGASSSMRSTDGFPFGSGRSFAPPPFPLPQPSPLEISAAGNGTAAADGPVAREKSLRRTDEGVVISWEDLWVSASGGKGGGRVPILCGLSGYARPGEVLAIMGPSGCGKSTLLDALAGRLGSNVSQKGEILINGRRQKLAYGTSAYVTQDDVLMTTLTVREAVHYSAQLQLPGAMPAAAKRERAEETLREMGLEGAADTRIGGWARRGISGGQRRRVSICMEILTRPALLFLDEPTSGLDSAASYHVVARIARLARREGMTVVAAVHQPSSEVYGLFASLCLLAYGRTVFFGPAAETTQFFALSGFPCPSLMNPSDHFLRTINKDFDKDIEEGMNGEKMTTAQAIDTLVNSYKSSAYMDKVTRQIAGIRETGGAMVKKDWQPSFLTQSLVLTKRSFVNMYRDLGYYWLRFAIYIMLCLCVGTIFYDVGHSYGSIQARGSMLNFVAAFLTFMAIGGFPSFVEDMKVFGRERLNGHYGVASFTIANTVSAAPYLALISVVPGAMAYYMVGLQSSFGHFAYFALVLFAAMMVVEGLMMIVASTVPDFLMGIITGAGIQGVMMLNGGFFRLPNDLPKPFWRYPMYYIAFHKYANQGFYKNEFLGLTFPSNQVAAGGAATISGSEILRDYWQVQMGYSKWVDLGILCGMVLLYRLLFLAIVKLAEKVKPMIKGFRFRNAAAPSVHVGSGSP from the exons ATGGCGTccgagcagcagccgcagcacgCCCCCGCCGTGCCGAGGTGGACGCCgagcccgccgcggcggcaggaccgaggccgaggcggcgacgcccacgacgacgacgagtacgCGGACTCCGAGCTGGGCGCGTCGTCGTCCATGCGCAGCACCGACGGGTTCCCCTTCGGCAGCGGGCGctccttcgcgccgccgccgttcccgcTGCCGCAGCCCTCGCCGCTGGAGATCAGCGCGGCAGGGAAcgggacggccgccgccgacggccccGTCGCCCGCGAGAAGTCGCTGCGCCGGACCGACGAAGGCGTGGTGATATCCTGGGAGGACCTCTGGGtgtcggcgagcggcggcaagggcggcggccgcgtgcCCATCCTCTGCGGCCTCAGCGGGTACGCGCGCCCCGGCGAGGTGCTCGCCATCATGGGCCCGTCCGGCTGCGGCAAGTCCACCCTTCTAGACGCCCTGGCAG GAAGGCTAGGTTCTAACGTGAGCCAGAAGGGGGAGATCCTGATCAATGGCCGGAGACAGAAGCTAGCCTACGGGACATCG GCGTACGTGACGCAGGACGACGTGCTGATGACGACGCTGACGGTGCGCGAGGCGGTGCACTACTCGGCGCAGCTGCAGCTGCCCGGCgcgatgccggcggcggccaagcgGGAGCGCGCGGAGGAGACGCTGCGGGAGATGGggctggagggcgcggcggaCACGCGCATCGGCGGGTGGGCGCGCAGGGGCATCagcggcgggcagcggcggcgggtgagCATCTGCATGGAGATCCTCACCCGCCCCGCGCTGCTCTTCCTGGACGAGCCCACCAGCGGCCTCGACAGCGCCGCCTCCTACCACGTCGTCGCCCGCATCGCCCGCCTCGCGCGCCGCGAGGGCAtgaccgtcgtcgccgccgtgcaCCAGCCCAGCTCCGAGGTCTACGGCCTCTTCGCCAGCCTCTGCCTCCTCGCCTACGGCAGGACCGTCTTCTTCGGCCCCGCCGCCGAGACCACCCAG TTCTTTGCTCTGAGCGGATTCCCCTGTCCATCCCTGATGAACCCTTCTGACCACTTCCTGAGGACAATCAACAAAGACTTTGACAAG GACATCGAAGAAGGCATGAACGGTGAGAAAATGACCACTGCTCAGGCAATCGACACGCTGGTGAACTCGTACAAATCCTCCGCCTACATGGACAAAGTGACTCGGCAGATCGCCGGCATACGCGAAACT GGAGGGGCAATGGTGAAGAAGGATTGGCAGCCAAGCTTCCTGACCCAATCCTTGGTGCTCACCAAGAGGTCCTTCGTGAACATGTACAGGGACCTGGGCTACTACTGGCTGCGCTTCGCCATCTACATCATGCTGTGCCTCTGCGTCGGCACCATTTTCTACGACGTCGGACACAGCTACGGGTCGATTCAG GCTCGTGGCTCCATGCTCAACTTCGTGGCCGCTTTCCTCACCTTCATGGCCATCGGAGGCTTCCCGTCGTTCGTGGAGGACATGAAGGTGTTCGGGCGGGAGAGGCTGAACGGGCACTACGGCGTGGCGTCCTTCACGATCGCCAACACGGTGTCGGCGGCGCCGTACCTGGCGCTCATCTCCGTTGTCCCGGGCGCCATGGCCTACTACATGGTCGGCCTCCAGAGCAGCTTCGGCCACTTCGCCTACTTCGCCCTGGTGCTCTTCGCCGCGATGATGGTCGTGGAGGGGCTCATGATGATCGTGGCCAGCACCGTCCCGGACTTCCTCATGGGCATCATCACCGGCGCCGGCATCCAGGGCGTCATGATGCTCAACGGCGGCTTCTTCCGCCTCCCCAACGACCTGCCCAAGCCCTTCTGGCGCTACCCCATGTACTACATCGCCTTCCACAAGTACGCTAACCAGGGGTTCTACAAGAACGAGTTCCTGGGGCTCACGTTCCCCAGCAACCaggtggccgccggcggcgccgccaccatctccgGCAGCGAGATCCTGAGGGACTACTGGCAGGTGCAGATGGGGTACAGCAAGTGGGTCGACCTCGGCATCCTCTGCGGGATGGTCCTGCTCTACAGGCTGCTCTTCCTGGCCATCGTGAAGCTCGCCGAGAAGGTGAAGCCCATGATAAAGGGGTTCAGGTTcaggaacgccgccgcgccgtccgtgCACGTAGGCTCCGGCAGCCCGTGA
- the LOC120681975 gene encoding RNA cytosine C(5)-methyltransferase NSUN2-like — MGGGRKRGRTQRRHFKQGRENVWKHNPQRPPAGEAGEGREGNPSWQPFATENPAFEEYYKEQQIIPEEEWDDFISMLRKPLPATFRINASCQFFQDICSQLENDFRKSLETEVSDEHGEDAIRPLPWYPGNLAWHLNFSRMQLRRNQALESFHEFLKRENEVGNITRQEAVSMVPPLFLNVQPDHHILDMCAAPGSKTFQLLEMIHQSTKPGLLPNALVVANDVDVQRCNLLIHQTKRMCTANLIVTNHEAQNFPGCNLAKFCSETCMDEAKLQRLEFDRVLCDVPCSGDGTVRKAPDMWRKWNAGMGNGLHRLQVEIAMRGMGLLKVGGRMVYSTCSMNPVENEAVVAEILRRCGDSVELLDVSSELPELARRPGLSTWKVRDRGSWFGVHEDVPRYRKSVISPSMFPSGKGSKDIEVNTDVLDADMKDSTDMGEEGEQERNTAIDDSNNGDSAKTEEKTEVDCESGEAPTRYKKLNSTSTRTEHSDYPLHRCMRIVPHDQNSGAFFIAVLHKHSPLNENQVVDWVKSEQSIPEDKTGKLEKDLGSDKVSSEENIVPQQVVDNTNVVDGEQNGDMDSKSSKDKSSEDAKVIVDEAEKGQAGTRDRRRQQNQGRWRGVDPVIFFKDEVTIKSIVSFYGIKDSFPLEGHLVTRNPDTSHVKRIYYVSKSVQDVLELNIKVGERLKITSLGLKIFERQSSKDGSPCTFRLSSEGLPLLLPYITKQILYASAIDFQHLLQYRTIKFPDFVDAKFGEEASALLPGCCVVVLREGHQDIGSIATDPSAIAIVCWKGKTNLCVMLSPLDGKELLERISLRFGLKIPKLDKEKPNQEVTGSGEQPDCANEADDQPESKASDMEIPDAEAE, encoded by the exons ATGGGAGGCGGGCGGAAGCGCGGGCGGACGCAGCGCCGCCACTTCAAGCAGGGCCGCGAGAACGTCTGGAAGCACAACCCCCAGCGCCCTCCCGCCGGCGAAGCGGGCGAGGGGCGCGAGGGGAATCCCTCGTGGCAGCCCTTCGCCACCGAGAACCCGGCCTTCGAGGAGTACTACAAG GAGCAGCAAATTATTCCTGAGGAAGAGTGGGATGATTTCATAAGTATGCTCCGAAAGCCATTACCTGCCACTTTTAGGATTAATGCGAG CTGTCAGTTTTTTCAAGATATCTGCTCACAATTGGAAAACGACTTCAGAAAATCATTAGAGACTGAG GTAAGCGATGAGCATGGAGAAGATGCTATCCGGCCTTTGCCTTGGTACCCTGGTAATCTTGCATGGCATTTGAACTTTTCCCGAATGCAACTGAGGAGAAACCAGGCACTTGAGAG TTTTCATGAATTCTTGAAGCGAGAGAATGAAGTTGGCAACATAACTAGGCAAGAGGCTGTCAGTATG GTCCCACCGTTGTTTCTGAATGTACAACCTGATCATCATATTCTTGACA TGTGTGCTGCTCCAGGATCTAAAACTTTCCAGTTACTAGAGATGATTCACCAGTCAACGAAACCTGGATTGCTTCCTAATGCCCTG GTGGTAGCTAATGATGTCGATGTGCAAAGATGCAATCTTCTTATTCATCAGACAAAGAGAATGTGCACAGCCAACCTGATTGTGACAAATCATGAAGCACAAAACTTTCCTGGTTGTAATCTTGCGAAATTCTGTTCAGAAACATGTATGGATGAGGCCAAGCTGCAGAGGTTGGAGTTCGACCGCGTGCTTTGTGATGTGCCTTGTAGCGGTGATGGGACCGTCCGCAAGGCTCCTGATATGTGGAGGAAGTG GAATGCTGGTATGGGGAATGGACTTCATCGTCTGCAAGTAGAAATTGCTATGCGTG GTATGGGTTTGCTTAAAGTGGGTGGGAGGATGGTTTATTCAACATGTTCAATGAACCCTGTTGAAAATGAAGCTGTTGTTGCTGag ATTCTACGGAGATGTGGGGACTCTGTTGAACTTCTTGACGTTTCCAGTGAGCTGCCTGAATTAGCCCGTCGTCCTGGACTTAGCACCTGGAAG GTACGAGATAGAGGTTCTTGGTTTGGTGTTCATGAAGACGTTCCTCGCTACAGGAAGAGTGTGATATCACCAAGCATGTTTCCCTCTGGTAAAGGCAGCAAAGATATTGAGGTCAACACAGATGTACTTGATGCAGACATGAAGGATTCAACAGACATGGGAGAAGAGGGAGAACAAGAAAGAAATACAGCAATTGATGACAGCAATAATGGTGACAGTGCGAAAACTGAAGAGAAGACTGAAGTTGATTGTGAGTCTGGTGAAGCTCCAACTAGATATAAAAAGTTAAATTCTACTTCCACCCGAACAGAACATTCAGATTACCCATTGCATCGTTGCATGAGGATTGTTCCTCATGACCAGAACAGTGGGGCATTTTTCATTGCAGTGCTTCATAAACACTCTCCTCTGAACG AGAACCAGGTGGTAGATTGGGTAAAAAGTGAGCAAAGTATCCCAGAAGACAAGACTGGGAAACTTGAGAAAGATTTAGGATCAGATAAGGTATCATCTGAAGAAAATATTGTGCCCCAGCAAGTGGTTGATAACACAAATGTTGTCGATGGAGAACAAAATGGAGACATGGATAGCAAAAGTTCAAAAGATAAGAGCTCTGAGGATGCTAAGGTGATTGTTGATGAGGCAGAAAAAGGTCAAGCAGGAACAAGAGATAGGAGGAGGCAGCAGAACCAAGGCAGGTGGAGAGGGGTTGACCCTGTGATATTTTTTAAAGATGAAGTGACAATCAAAAGTATAGTATCTTTCTATGGTATCAAGGATTCATTTCCACTTGAAGGTCATCTCGTGACTAGGAATCCTGATACTAGTCATGTTAAGAGAATATACTATGTGTCAAAATCTGTTCAAGATGTTTTGGAGCTCAACATAAAAGTTGGCGAGCGGCTTAAGATCACCTCACTTGGCCTAAAGATATTT GAAAGACAGTCATCAAAGGATGGCTCACCGTGCACGTTTAGGTTGTCATCGGAGGGATTGCCACTCCTGCTTCCGTACATCACAAAACAGATTCTTTATGCATCGGCAATTGACTTCCAGCATCTTTTACAGTACAGGACTATTAAGTTTCCTGATTTTGTGGATGCAAAATTTGGCGAGGAAGCTTCAGCTTTACTTCCAGGTTGCTGCGTTGTAGTATTACGCGAAG GGCATCAGGATATAGGATCTATAGCCACAGATCCCTCTGCAATTGCCATTGTTTGCTGGAAGGGAAAGACCAATTTGTGTGTCATGTTATCTCCACTGGATGGGAAGGAGTTGCTTGAGAGGATCTCGTTACGTTTTGGGCTCAAAATCCCCAAATTGGATAAAGAGAAACCCAACCAGGAGGTTACTGGATCTGGTGAGCAGCCTGATTGTGCCAATGAGGCAGACGATCAACCTGAAAGCAAAGCATCGGACATGGAGATTCCAGATGCTGAGGCTGAGTAG